A single region of the Methylocystis echinoides genome encodes:
- the phaR gene encoding polyhydroxyalkanoate synthesis repressor PhaR, with protein sequence MASEKKPTVIKKYANRRLYDTGTSTYVTLEDLAAMVKRGEDFVVCDAKSGEDITRPVLTQIIFEQEGKDGQSLLPIAFLRQLIRFYGDSMQMLVPSYLEFSIDKLTKEQQKFRDQFTSALPAAGPFAEPTRQAFQAMEEQTRKNMAVFRQALTMFNPFGLAADGVAGTTAPSLDEHEGAAPREGADVAELKRQLDELNKRIDNLSKG encoded by the coding sequence ATGGCGAGCGAAAAGAAACCGACAGTTATCAAGAAATACGCCAACCGACGGCTCTATGACACGGGCACGAGCACTTATGTCACGCTCGAGGATCTCGCCGCCATGGTCAAGCGCGGCGAGGATTTCGTGGTCTGCGACGCAAAATCCGGCGAGGACATCACCCGCCCGGTCCTCACCCAGATCATCTTCGAGCAGGAGGGCAAGGACGGCCAGAGCCTCCTGCCCATCGCCTTCCTGCGCCAGCTCATCCGTTTCTACGGCGACTCCATGCAGATGCTCGTGCCGAGCTATCTGGAGTTCTCCATCGACAAGCTGACCAAGGAGCAGCAGAAGTTCCGCGACCAGTTCACCTCGGCGCTGCCGGCCGCCGGCCCCTTCGCCGAGCCGACCCGCCAGGCCTTTCAGGCCATGGAGGAGCAGACCCGCAAGAACATGGCGGTGTTCCGGCAGGCGCTGACCATGTTCAACCCCTTCGGCCTTGCGGCCGATGGCGTCGCCGGCACAACCGCGCCGTCGCTCGACGAACACGAGGGCGCGGCCCCGCGCGAGGGCGCAGATGTGGCCGAGCTCAAGCGGCAGCTCGACGAGCTGAACAAGCGGATCGACAATCTTTCGAAGGGGTGA
- the ychF gene encoding redox-regulated ATPase YchF has product MGFKCGIVGLPNVGKSTLFNALTQTAAAQAANYPFCTIEPNVGAVAVPDPRLDELTRIAGSKQIIPTQLTFVDIAGLVRGASRGEGLGNQFLANIRECDAIAHVVRCFEDGDVTHVEGGVDPIRDIETIETELMLADLDSLEKRVVALEKKAKGGDKEAKELVELMNRCLVLLREGKPARMAKVSDDERVTFNGLGLLSSKPVLYVCNVEEEAASEGNSQSAKVAARAAEEGAASVVVSAKIESEIAVMPAEEQKDFLEAVGLAEPGLNRVIRAGYELLHLITYFTVGPKEARAWTIEKGTRAPAAAGVIHTDFEKGFIRAETIAYDDYVAYKGEAGARDAGRLRLEGKEYVVADGDVMHFRFNT; this is encoded by the coding sequence ATGGGATTCAAATGCGGCATCGTCGGACTGCCGAACGTCGGCAAGTCGACCCTCTTCAACGCGCTCACGCAGACAGCGGCGGCGCAGGCCGCGAATTACCCCTTCTGCACCATCGAGCCGAATGTCGGCGCGGTGGCGGTGCCCGATCCGCGGCTCGATGAGCTGACACGCATCGCCGGCTCCAAGCAGATCATCCCCACCCAGCTCACCTTCGTCGACATCGCCGGCCTCGTGCGCGGCGCCTCCCGGGGCGAGGGGCTGGGCAACCAGTTTCTCGCCAATATCCGCGAATGCGACGCCATCGCCCATGTGGTGCGCTGCTTCGAAGACGGCGACGTGACCCATGTCGAGGGCGGCGTCGATCCGATCCGCGACATCGAGACCATCGAGACCGAGCTGATGCTCGCCGATCTCGACAGTCTCGAAAAGCGCGTCGTGGCGCTCGAGAAGAAGGCCAAGGGCGGCGACAAGGAAGCCAAGGAACTCGTCGAGCTGATGAACCGCTGCCTCGTGCTGCTGCGCGAGGGCAAGCCCGCCCGCATGGCGAAAGTCTCGGACGACGAGCGCGTGACCTTCAACGGGCTGGGGCTGCTGTCCTCCAAGCCGGTTCTCTACGTGTGCAACGTCGAGGAGGAGGCGGCGTCCGAGGGCAACAGCCAGTCGGCCAAGGTCGCCGCCCGCGCCGCCGAGGAAGGCGCGGCGTCGGTCGTGGTCTCCGCCAAGATCGAGAGCGAGATCGCGGTGATGCCGGCCGAGGAGCAGAAGGATTTTCTGGAGGCCGTCGGCCTCGCCGAGCCGGGCCTCAATCGCGTCATCCGCGCCGGCTACGAGCTGCTGCATCTGATCACCTACTTCACCGTCGGCCCCAAGGAGGCCCGCGCCTGGACCATCGAAAAGGGCACGCGCGCGCCGGCGGCGGCGGGAGTGATCCACACGGATTTCGAGAAGGGCTTCATCCGCGCCGAAACCATCGCCTACGATGATTACGTCGCCTACAAGGGCGAGGCGGGCGCGCGCGACGCGGGGCGGCTGCGGCTTGAAGGCAAGGAATATGTCGTCGCCGACGGCGACGTGATGCATTTCCGGTTCAACACCTGA
- a CDS encoding di-heme-cytochrome C peroxidase — translation MKHPLTAFLAALAALALTPAAAEVKYASQGAQWTPASRSDFYSRDQGARIMPFAWFKALKRPDGSGFLDDGMRHYGYLPNPDSPTPGLPVGFLTASENNVRTLSVTCSACHTRQIEVEGVSWRIDGGPALSDFQSLLADIDSSVDTVLNNGAAFDDFAKAVGANGEDSRKALREEVATWFKPYHTLMSKALPSPGWGVGRADAVSMIFNRVAGLDIGQPPTRIIEGNIAPANAPVRYPFIWKAPVQDTTQWPGFARNGDDILGLARNVGEVYGVFGVYHPTQSILPNITNFLNDSSLNFAGLQQLEILLKQIEPPKWPFALDAALVAKGDQIFHRSPKDGGCAKGCHEVATGPARVCNPDTWRTPIQDVGTDSKEYSVLGRDADTGVLEGASIPLLPGVDKPLKPRDKIITILGLSVIGSILEAPLHFGLDVFRPIAEECLPLRPARPLALKLALVEKLRQGLKNVYKKPDAAPSFAYESRVMRGIWAAAPYLHNGSVPTLSDLLKPAAERPASFKVGPAYDIEKVGLAAEQPGLNSTYAADDCAKRDSGNSRCGHEFGVKLSPEEKKALLEYLKSL, via the coding sequence AAACATCCTTTAACGGCCTTCCTCGCGGCCCTCGCCGCGCTCGCGCTGACGCCCGCCGCGGCGGAAGTGAAATACGCCAGTCAGGGCGCTCAATGGACCCCCGCGAGCCGCAGCGATTTCTATTCGCGCGACCAGGGCGCGCGCATCATGCCCTTCGCCTGGTTCAAGGCGCTGAAGCGCCCCGACGGCTCCGGCTTTCTCGATGACGGGATGCGCCATTACGGCTATCTGCCCAATCCCGACAGCCCCACGCCGGGCCTGCCGGTCGGCTTTCTCACGGCCTCCGAAAACAACGTCCGCACGCTCAGCGTGACCTGCTCGGCCTGTCACACGCGGCAGATCGAGGTCGAGGGCGTTTCATGGCGCATCGACGGCGGCCCCGCGCTGTCGGATTTCCAGTCGCTCCTCGCCGACATCGACAGCTCCGTCGATACGGTGCTGAACAACGGCGCCGCCTTCGACGACTTCGCCAAAGCGGTCGGCGCCAATGGCGAGGATTCGCGCAAGGCGCTGCGCGAGGAAGTCGCGACCTGGTTCAAGCCCTATCACACACTGATGAGCAAGGCGCTGCCCTCCCCCGGCTGGGGCGTCGGCCGCGCCGACGCCGTGTCGATGATCTTCAACCGCGTCGCCGGGCTCGACATCGGCCAGCCGCCGACGCGCATCATCGAAGGCAACATCGCGCCGGCCAATGCGCCCGTGCGCTATCCCTTCATCTGGAAGGCGCCGGTTCAGGATACGACGCAATGGCCGGGCTTCGCGCGCAACGGCGACGATATTCTCGGCCTCGCGCGCAATGTCGGTGAGGTCTATGGCGTCTTCGGCGTCTATCATCCGACGCAGTCGATCCTGCCCAATATCACCAATTTCCTCAACGACTCCTCGCTGAATTTCGCTGGTCTTCAGCAGCTCGAAATCCTCCTGAAACAGATCGAGCCGCCGAAATGGCCCTTTGCGCTCGACGCGGCGCTGGTCGCGAAGGGCGATCAGATCTTCCACCGCAGCCCGAAGGACGGCGGCTGCGCGAAGGGGTGTCACGAAGTCGCGACGGGCCCGGCGCGGGTCTGCAATCCCGACACATGGCGCACGCCCATTCAGGACGTCGGCACGGACTCGAAGGAATATTCGGTTCTCGGCCGCGACGCCGACACGGGCGTGCTCGAGGGCGCCTCGATCCCGCTGCTGCCGGGCGTCGACAAGCCATTGAAGCCCCGCGACAAGATCATCACCATTCTCGGCCTGTCGGTCATCGGCTCGATCCTGGAGGCGCCTTTGCATTTCGGCCTCGACGTCTTCCGCCCCATCGCCGAGGAATGCCTGCCGCTGCGCCCCGCGCGGCCTCTCGCATTGAAGCTGGCGCTGGTGGAAAAGCTCCGTCAGGGCCTGAAGAACGTTTACAAGAAGCCGGACGCGGCGCCGTCCTTCGCCTATGAATCGCGGGTCATGCGCGGGATCTGGGCGGCGGCGCCCTATCTCCACAATGGCTCCGTGCCGACGCTGTCGGATTTGCTGAAGCCCGCCGCCGAGCGGCCGGCCTCGTTCAAGGTGGGGCCCGCCTATGACATCGAGAAGGTCGGGCTCGCCGCCGAGCAGCCGGGCCTGAACTCGACCTACGCCGCCGACGACTGCGCGAAGCGCGACTCCGGCAACAGCCGCTGCGGCCATGAGTTCGGGGTCAAGCTCTCGCCCGAGGAGAAGAAGGCGCTGCTGGAGTATCTGAAGAGCCTGTAA